One segment of Radiobacillus kanasensis DNA contains the following:
- a CDS encoding S-ribosylhomocysteine lyase encodes MVQKMNVESFNLDHTKVKAPYVRLVGVTTGQSGDKVYKYDIRFSQPNKEHMDMPGLHSIEHLMAENIRNHIDDVLDIGPMGCQTGFYLAILNNDSYDDILEALEKTLNDVLEATEVPACNEVQCGWAANHSLEGAKDIAARMLEGKDEWHIVFAE; translated from the coding sequence ATGGTACAAAAAATGAACGTAGAAAGCTTTAACCTAGATCATACAAAAGTAAAAGCACCTTATGTCAGACTAGTGGGCGTAACGACTGGTCAAAGTGGAGATAAAGTATATAAATATGATATTCGTTTCAGTCAACCAAATAAAGAACACATGGATATGCCTGGACTGCATTCTATTGAACACCTGATGGCAGAAAATATTCGTAATCATATTGATGACGTTTTAGACATTGGACCTATGGGCTGTCAAACAGGCTTTTATTTAGCCATTTTGAACAATGATAGCTACGACGATATTCTAGAAGCATTGGAAAAAACATTAAACGATGTATTGGAAGCTACAGAAGTTCCAGCATGTAATGAAGTACAATGCGGCTGGGCTGCTAACCACAGTTTAGAAGGTGCCAAAGATATTGCCGCACGTATGCTAGAAGGTAAAGACGAATGGCATATCGTATTTGCGGAGTAG
- a CDS encoding class I SAM-dependent DNA methyltransferase, giving the protein MGREFIDLFNDWAESYDQTVTGHDPQYRDVFDKYDTILEEVASQADGNVLEFGVGTGNLSKKLMDKGHYVIGVEPSRAMREEASAKYPNLTIHDGDFLSFPKLEEPISTIVSTYAFHHLTDEEKGKALAGFRELLPIGGKVVFADTAYESEETKQTIFEEAKEQGFKDLLYDLSTEYYPMLSVLEELFESNGFNVSFQKMNKFVWLMVAEKIS; this is encoded by the coding sequence ATGGGCCGTGAATTTATCGACTTGTTTAATGATTGGGCAGAATCTTATGATCAAACCGTTACCGGTCACGATCCACAGTATCGTGACGTCTTTGATAAATATGATACAATATTGGAAGAGGTTGCTTCACAAGCGGATGGAAACGTATTGGAGTTTGGAGTTGGAACCGGAAATCTTTCAAAGAAGCTGATGGATAAAGGTCATTATGTAATTGGTGTCGAGCCTTCTCGTGCAATGAGAGAGGAAGCGAGTGCCAAATATCCAAATCTAACGATACATGATGGTGATTTTTTATCTTTTCCTAAACTAGAAGAACCTATTTCTACTATTGTTAGTACGTATGCCTTTCATCATCTAACAGATGAGGAAAAAGGAAAGGCGTTAGCAGGGTTTAGAGAGCTCTTACCAATCGGTGGAAAAGTTGTGTTTGCAGACACTGCCTATGAGTCAGAGGAAACCAAACAGACAATCTTTGAAGAAGCAAAGGAACAAGGGTTTAAAGATTTGCTTTACGATCTTTCAACGGAGTACTACCCGATGCTATCTGTACTAGAGGAGCTTTTCGAATCGAATGGATTCAACGTTTCCTTCCAAAAAATGAACAAATTCGTTTGGCTTATGGTAGCCGAGAAAATTTCGTAA